A single Cannabis sativa cultivar Pink pepper isolate KNU-18-1 chromosome 7, ASM2916894v1, whole genome shotgun sequence DNA region contains:
- the LOC115697948 gene encoding pentatricopeptide repeat-containing protein At1g03560, mitochondrial, translating to MRRTLYRFRLSFTATHPSLPTTSSIPYKNGGCSSSGPSNSVPTSNFNSNSRWVFTNSSSLPPPEWVEPLNDVSEVVSSSRDLEPTPWVAHILNLLDGSSNMEPNLNSFCKTFLLKLSPNFVAYVLRSPELRQKPDIALRFFNWSNKQKKYSHKLECYVCLIDLLSSCNDFDATRSVFAELKGMNFLMTISAANSFIKSFGNLGMVEELLWVWRQMKENGIEPSLYTYNFLMNGLVNSMFIESAERVFEVMENGKVTPDIVTYNTIIKGYCRAGNTQKALEKFRAMEEKNLQPDKITYMSLIQVCYSKEDFDSCLSLYQEMEEKGVEIPPHAYSLVISGLCKLGKCMEGYVVFNNMVQKGCRANVAIYTALIDSYAKSGSMREAINLFKRMESDGFEPDEVTYGVVISGLCKNGRLEEAMEYFEFCKDQGMAVNSMFYSSLIDGLGKAGRVDEAERLFEEMVDKGCSRDSYCYNALIDALAKSGNTDDALILFERMEDEGCDQTVYTYTILIDGLFKKHKNEEALKLWNMMIDKGITPTAASFRTLSIGLCLSGKVARACKILDELAPMGIIPESAFEDMINALCKAGRVKEACKLADGIVDRGREIPGKIRTCLINALRKTGNVDLAIKLMHSKIGIGYDRMGSVKRRVKFRLLFDKSLS from the coding sequence ATGAGAAGAACCTTATACAGATTTCGCCTCTCTTTCACTGCAACTCATCCTTCTCTTCCAACAACCTCTTCTATTCCGTACAAAAATGGCGGCTGCTCTTCCTCAGGACCCTCAAATTCGGTGCCAACGTCCAATTTCAACTCGAATTCCAGGTGGGTTTTCACCAACTCCTCCTCTCTTCCCCCTCCCGAATGGGTAGAACCTCTCAATGATGTATCTGAAGTAGTCTCGAGCTCACGAGACCTCGAACCAACTCCATGGGTTGCCCATATTCTTAATTTATTAGATGGGTCTTCGAATATGGAACCCAATTTGAACTCTTTCTGTAAAACATTCTTGCTTAAACTGTCTCCCAATTTTGTCGCCTATGTTCTAAGATCACCCGAGCTTCGTCAGAAGCCTGATATTGCCTTGCGTTTCTTTAATTGGTCTAATAAACAAAAGAAGTACTCTCATAAACTTGAATGTTATGTTTGTTTGATTGATCTTTTATCATCATGTAATGATTTTGATGCAACTCGGAGTGTTTTTGCTGAGCTCAAAGGAATGAACTTTCTAATGACTATTTCTGCAGCAAATTCCTTTATTAAGAGTTTTGGTAATCTTGGTATGGTTGAGGAGTTGTTGTGGGTTTGGCGTCAAATGAAGGAGAATGGGATTGAACCAAGTTTGTATACTTACAATTTTCTAATGAATGGTTTAGTGAATTCCATGTTCATTGAATCAGCTGAAAGGGTTTTTGAGGTTATGGAAAATGGGAAAGTTACACCAGATATTGTGACTTATAATACTATCATTAAAGGGTATTGTAGAGCTGGGAATACTCAGAAAGCTTTGGAGAAGTTTCGAGCTATGGAGGAAAAGAATTTACAGCCTGATAAGATTACTTACATGAGTTTGATCCAAGTTTGTTACTCAAAAGAAGATTTTGATTCTTGTTTGAGTCTTTACCAGGAAATGGAAGAGAAGGGAGTAGAAATTCCACCCCATGCTTATAGTCTAGTGATTAGTGGGTTATGTAAACTTGGGAAATGTATGGAAGGGTATGTTGTTTTCAATAATATGGTTCAGAAGGGTTGTAGAGCAAATGTAGCTATCTATACAGCTCTGATTGATTCTTATGCAAAAAGTGGGAGCATGAGAGAGGCAATAAATCTCTTTAAGAGAATGGAAAGTGATGGTTTTGAACCAGATGAGGTTACTTATGGGGTTGTCATCAGTGGATTATGTAAGAATGGGAGACTAGAGGAAGCTATGGAGTATTTTGAGTTTTGTAAAGATCAGGGAATGGCGGTAAATTCGATGTTTTATTCTAGTCTGATTGATGGTCTTGGAAAGGCAGGGAGAGTAGATGAAGCTGAAAGGCTTTTTGAAGAGATGGTTGATAAGGGATGCTCAAGGGATTCATATTGCTACAATGCCCTTATTGATGCCTTAGCCAAGTCTGGGAACACTGATGATGCATTAATCCTCTTTGAGAGAATGGAAGATGAGGGTTGTGATCAGACAGTTTATACATACACTATACTCATTGATGGACTTTTTAAGAAGCACAAAAATGAAGAGGCTTTGAAATTATGGAACATGATGATTGACAAGGGTATTACACCAACTGCAGCATCATTCAGGACTCTTTCTATTGGGCTATGTTTGTCAGGAAAGGTTGCCAGGGCTTGTAAGATTTTGGATGAGTTAGCACCAATGGGCATAATTCCAGAAAGTGCTTTTGAAGATATGATCAACGCATTGTGCAAAGCTGGTCGTGTCAAGGAGGCTTGCAAATTGGCTGATGGCATTGTCGATAGGGGTAGAGAAATACCGGGCAAAATTCGTACTTGTTTGATCAATGCATTGAGAAAGACAGGAAATGTGGACTTAGCCATTAAATTGATGCATAGCAAAATTGGCATTGGGTATGATCGAATGGGCAGTGTGAAAAGGCGAGTGAAGTTCCGGCTTCtctttgataagtctttgtccTAG